A genomic segment from Pleurodeles waltl isolate 20211129_DDA chromosome 9, aPleWal1.hap1.20221129, whole genome shotgun sequence encodes:
- the TMEM223 gene encoding transmembrane protein 223 — MTSLLRAESKFTLLLCCKKTRLEFARLLGGQHGARSHTETQPPRDLVLFKHHRPRFFRLVGLFCLGQGGFWAYLGHYGFSSLRDTDGVRVKVPVTHDSSAVASGTKEGNQPEAKKSSDTPAEGKQLNLGSRLWRYGFTLTCFTIGSLIVAAGYLFSRRSVSQVLLHRGGQQVTIHTSALFSSGSSFTVPLRHVSCMAHRSEVPSAIPLKIKGRPLYFLLDKQGQVFNGKLFDVTVGAYRKL, encoded by the exons ATGACTTCCCTCCTCCGCGCGGAGTCTAAGTTTACACTTCTCCTCTGTTGTAAAAAGACTCGTTTAGAATTCGCTAGATTATTGGGGGGTCAGCATGGTGCCAGAAGCCATACTGAAACGCAACCGCCCCGGGACTTAGTCCTATTCAAGCACCACCGGCCACGTTTCTTCCGCCTCGTGGGTCTGTTTTGTCTCGGGCAGGGTGGCTTCTGGGCTTACCTCGGGCACTACGGGTTTAGTTCACTAAGGGACACTGATGGAGTTCGTGTCAAAGTGCCAGTTACTCATGACAGCAGCGCGGTGGCGTCCGGTACGAAGGAAGGCAACCAGCCAGAGGCAAAGAAGAGCAGCGACACACCCGCTGAGGGGAAGCAGTTGAACTTGGGTTCCAGGCTATGGCGCTACGGGTTCACCCTCACCTGCTTCACAATCG GTTCCCTGATTGTGGCAGCAGGATACTTGTTTTCGCGTCGCTCAGTGAGCCAGGTCCTCCTTCACCGCGGTGGCCAGCAGGTCACAATCCACACATCTGCCCTTTTTAGCTCTGGTTCATCCTTCACAGTTCCTCTGCGGCATGTGTCTTGCATGGCCCATCGCAGTGAGGTGCCCTCTGCTATTCCCCTTAAGATCAAGGGCCGACCTCTGTATTTTCTGCTGGACAAGCAAGGGCAAGTATTcaacggtaaactttttgatgttaCTGTAGGTGCCTACCGCAAGCTTTAG